In Chiloscyllium punctatum isolate Juve2018m chromosome 8, sChiPun1.3, whole genome shotgun sequence, a single window of DNA contains:
- the LOC140480932 gene encoding fucolectin-like yields MGMMKLSALLCIFLMFMVGHAEENLSKRCRPTQSSVYDYRGHALNAVDGNPDPNYSKSSCTATQNDMEPWWRADLLRSHKIDSIRVTNRGDCCPQRLNGAEIRIGDSLDNNGNSNPKCATINSIGAGHSETFHCNGMPGRYVNIFIPRRREYLTLCEVEIFGNWERWVDC; encoded by the exons ATGGGAATGATGAAACTGTCAGCTCTCCTATGCATCTTTCTGATGTTCATGGTTGGACACGCAGAAG AGAATCTGTCTAAGAGATGTCGGCCAACACAGTCCAGTGTCTATGATTACCGTGGCCATGCACTGAATGCTGTTGATGGGAACCCTGACCCCAACTACTCAAAATCATCCTGCACGGCTACTCAGAACGATATGGAGCCCTGGTGGAGAGCCGACTTACTCAGGTCACATAAGATAGACTCAATCAGAGTCACCAACAGAGGGGACTGCTGTCCACAACGTCTCAATGGGGCAGAGATTCGGATTGGAGACTCTCTGGATAATAATGGCAACAGCAACCCCAA ATGTGCGACCATCAACTCCATTGGAGCTGGTCACTCGGAAACCTTCCACTGCAATGGCATGCCTGGCCGTTACGTCAATATCTTCATCCCAAGAAGAAGAGAGTATCTGACCCTCTGTGAGGTGGAGATTTTCGGGAACTGGGAACGTTGGGTTGACTGTTAG